One genomic segment of Phycisphaerales bacterium AB-hyl4 includes these proteins:
- the plsY gene encoding glycerol-3-phosphate 1-O-acyltransferase PlsY: protein MDETVIWAIWLAVAYLAGAVPFGIFIARCQGVDLRAVGSGNVGATNVGRALGKKWGLICFALDVTKGLAPVVGYGIASGQIAGTPDEAAAGAALAAVMWLSIAAATVVGHVFPVWLRFKGGKGVATGLGALLGVWPMLTVPAAAAVVLWLVVVKQTGYVSLASMVAAGLLPVLAAGSGVVLARPTGEVAVYVAVTAALAGLVVLRHRSNISRLREGTEDKVGWAKRG from the coding sequence ATGGACGAGACTGTGATCTGGGCAATCTGGTTGGCGGTGGCGTACCTGGCGGGCGCGGTACCGTTTGGCATTTTCATCGCGCGATGCCAGGGGGTGGACCTGCGTGCGGTTGGCAGCGGCAATGTCGGGGCGACCAACGTCGGTCGAGCGCTGGGTAAGAAGTGGGGGTTGATCTGCTTTGCGCTGGACGTGACGAAAGGGCTCGCCCCGGTGGTGGGCTATGGCATTGCCAGCGGGCAGATCGCGGGCACGCCGGATGAGGCGGCGGCCGGCGCGGCGCTGGCGGCGGTGATGTGGCTGAGCATCGCGGCGGCGACGGTGGTGGGGCATGTGTTCCCAGTGTGGCTGAGGTTCAAGGGCGGCAAGGGGGTGGCGACCGGGCTGGGGGCGCTGCTGGGGGTGTGGCCGATGTTGACCGTGCCGGCGGCGGCGGCGGTGGTGCTGTGGCTGGTGGTGGTGAAGCAGACGGGTTACGTGAGCCTGGCGAGCATGGTGGCGGCGGGCTTGCTGCCGGTGTTGGCGGCGGGTAGCGGGGTGGTGCTCGCGCGGCCGACGGGGGAGGTGGCGGTGTACGTGGCGGTGACGGCGGCGCTAGCTGGGCTGGTGGTGTTGCGGCATCGCTCGAATATCAGCCGACTGCGCGAGGGCACGGAGGATAAGGTGGGTTGGGCAAAGCGCGGGTGA
- a CDS encoding flagellin — MSRINTNVNSLLSQRVLNNQNKSLNTSLERLSTGLRINRGADDPAGLIASENLRSEKASIAAAISNAERADQVVNIAEGGLQEINALLLEMQSLVGESANDAGLSREEREANQLQVDSILQTIDRIAQATSFQGSKLLNGTYDFTVEDQNAGVEGFKINAAKLGHDDTRDVQVLVTQSAQHAGLYMDMDGAALNLSSADDRFVLEVGGAMGSRQFTFASGTSLEAMATQMNTFKEVTGVSAVASGNGLILKSTVMGSDQFVSVDIVDHGGQAGGIQNFEANDANAVAAGSTAFDTVTNAIRDKGQDVGAIVNGIAATARGENLRINTDFLDVEIQLSTEAAQSLDTIDAFTITGGGAKFNLGPNVDITNQVSIGIGNVAARNLGTLSSGFLDALGSSKDANVVDGDLAKAQRIVDDAITQISGQRGRLGAFQKNIVGATIRSLGVALENTSAAESAIRDTDFASETAEMTRSQILQQAATNVLSMANSQPQSVLQLLG, encoded by the coding sequence ATGAGTCGAATCAACACCAACGTCAACTCGCTGCTCTCGCAGCGCGTTCTCAACAACCAGAACAAATCGCTCAACACGTCGCTCGAGCGGCTGAGCACGGGCTTGCGGATCAACCGCGGTGCGGATGACCCGGCGGGCCTGATCGCCAGTGAAAACCTGCGATCGGAGAAAGCGTCGATCGCCGCGGCGATCAGCAACGCCGAGCGTGCCGACCAGGTGGTCAACATCGCGGAAGGCGGCTTGCAGGAAATCAACGCTTTGCTGCTGGAGATGCAGTCGCTCGTCGGCGAGTCGGCCAATGACGCCGGCCTCAGTCGTGAGGAACGTGAAGCCAACCAGCTTCAGGTCGACTCCATCCTGCAGACGATTGACCGTATCGCCCAGGCCACCAGCTTCCAGGGCAGCAAGCTGCTCAACGGCACGTACGACTTCACCGTCGAAGACCAGAACGCGGGCGTCGAAGGGTTCAAGATCAACGCCGCCAAGCTCGGTCACGACGATACCCGTGACGTGCAGGTGCTCGTCACCCAGTCCGCTCAGCATGCGGGCCTCTACATGGACATGGACGGCGCGGCTCTGAACCTCAGCAGCGCCGACGACCGCTTCGTGCTCGAAGTCGGCGGGGCCATGGGCTCGCGACAGTTCACGTTCGCCTCCGGCACGAGCCTCGAAGCCATGGCGACGCAGATGAACACCTTCAAGGAAGTCACCGGCGTCTCCGCAGTCGCCAGCGGCAACGGTCTGATCCTCAAGAGCACCGTCATGGGCTCAGATCAGTTCGTCTCCGTCGACATCGTCGACCACGGCGGCCAGGCCGGCGGCATCCAGAACTTCGAAGCGAACGATGCCAATGCGGTCGCCGCTGGCTCGACCGCCTTCGACACCGTCACCAACGCCATCCGTGACAAGGGCCAGGACGTCGGCGCGATCGTTAACGGCATCGCCGCCACCGCTCGCGGCGAGAACCTCCGCATCAACACCGACTTCCTCGACGTTGAGATTCAACTGTCCACGGAGGCGGCGCAGTCGCTGGATACCATCGACGCGTTCACCATCACCGGCGGCGGTGCGAAGTTCAACCTCGGCCCGAACGTCGATATCACCAACCAGGTCAGCATTGGCATTGGCAATGTCGCTGCCCGCAACCTCGGTACGCTGTCCAGCGGCTTCCTCGACGCCCTGGGCTCCAGCAAGGACGCCAACGTGGTCGACGGCGACCTGGCCAAGGCGCAGCGCATCGTTGACGATGCCATCACCCAGATCTCGGGCCAGCGCGGCCGACTCGGTGCGTTCCAGAAGAACATCGTCGGCGCGACCATCCGGTCGCTCGGTGTGGCTCTGGAAAACACCAGCGCTGCCGAGAGCGCCATCCGCGACACGGACTTCGCCTCGGAAACCGCCGAGATGACCCGGTCGCAGATCCTGCAGCAGGCGGCCACCAACGTGCTGAGCATGGCCAACAGCCAGCCTCAGTCGGTGCTCCAGTTGCTCGGCTAA
- a CDS encoding ABC transporter ATP-binding protein — MSQTASPIPSAATPELSQRLLEVDNLGVSIHSDEGVFRPLNGVSFTIDRGQAIGIVGESGCGKTMTANALLRILPRSAEITSGKATLRRHHAPEAGLDLLQLPADGREMRAIRGRDIALIFQEPMSAFSPVHTISNQIGEAIRLHENLGRRATRDRVVELLDLVGIPQPERRADDYPFQFSGGMLQRAMIALALSANPSLLIADEPTTALDVTVQAQVLQLIKRLQREMNISLMLITHDLGVVAHMVDYVYVMYLGQVVEEGPVDAIFDQPHHPYTKALLKSIPSLTEQQQVLTPIRGTVPDSRHPPKGCPFHDRCEEVVGEVCSQQMPAHYDVGSKHRARCFKYTPVQVSAAAGRANGDADE, encoded by the coding sequence ATGAGCCAAACCGCTTCCCCAATTCCGTCGGCTGCAACACCCGAACTTTCGCAACGGCTGCTTGAGGTGGACAACCTGGGCGTGTCGATTCACAGCGATGAGGGCGTCTTTCGCCCGCTTAACGGTGTGAGTTTCACCATCGACCGCGGACAGGCCATCGGCATCGTTGGCGAAAGTGGCTGCGGCAAGACCATGACCGCCAACGCTCTGTTGCGCATCCTGCCCCGTTCGGCCGAGATCACCTCCGGCAAGGCGACGCTTCGGCGTCACCATGCACCAGAGGCAGGCCTTGATCTCCTGCAACTGCCGGCCGACGGCAGGGAAATGCGTGCCATCCGCGGCCGCGACATCGCCCTGATCTTCCAGGAGCCGATGAGCGCCTTCAGCCCCGTGCACACGATCAGCAATCAGATCGGCGAGGCGATCCGCCTGCACGAGAATCTCGGCCGGCGTGCCACGCGCGACCGCGTGGTGGAGTTGCTCGACCTGGTGGGCATCCCCCAGCCGGAACGTCGGGCCGACGATTATCCCTTTCAGTTCTCCGGTGGCATGCTGCAGCGGGCCATGATTGCCTTGGCGCTCTCGGCTAATCCATCGCTGCTGATCGCCGACGAGCCGACCACCGCTCTCGATGTCACGGTGCAGGCCCAGGTGTTGCAGCTGATCAAACGCCTTCAACGCGAGATGAACATCTCGCTGATGCTTATCACACACGACCTCGGCGTTGTTGCGCACATGGTCGATTACGTCTATGTGATGTATCTCGGCCAGGTGGTTGAGGAAGGCCCGGTCGACGCGATCTTCGATCAACCGCATCATCCCTACACCAAGGCGCTGCTCAAGTCGATCCCGTCGCTGACGGAACAGCAGCAGGTGCTCACGCCGATTCGTGGCACCGTGCCGGACAGCCGCCATCCGCCCAAAGGCTGCCCGTTTCATGACCGTTGCGAGGAAGTGGTAGGCGAGGTGTGCAGCCAGCAAATGCCAGCACACTACGACGTGGGGTCGAAGCACCGTGCGCGTTGCTTCAAGTATACGCCGGTCCAAGTATCCGCCGCCGCCGGGCGAGCCAATGGGGATGCCGATGAGTGA
- the fixJ gene encoding response regulator FixJ, producing the protein MTKQTTVFIVDDDKAVRDSLAWLVESAGVRVEAFDRADHLLERLDEMDRLPFGCIVADIRLPGMSGLDLQDRLREMGVRLPFVVITGHGDVPLAVRAMKAGAVDFIEKPFSDRKLLDRIQHALKHDEKRRLESASKQLLKRRIARLTARERQVMEMVVQGRLNKQVAASLDLSPKTVEVHRAHVMEKMEAGSLAELVRMAVQLEGATETSNV; encoded by the coding sequence ATGACAAAGCAAACGACCGTTTTCATAGTCGACGATGACAAAGCTGTGCGTGATTCACTCGCATGGCTGGTCGAGTCCGCGGGCGTGCGTGTTGAGGCCTTCGACCGGGCGGACCACCTGCTCGAACGGCTCGACGAAATGGACCGCCTGCCCTTCGGCTGCATCGTCGCAGACATTCGACTACCCGGCATGAGCGGGCTCGATCTTCAAGACCGCCTTCGCGAAATGGGCGTCCGCCTTCCCTTCGTCGTGATCACCGGCCACGGCGACGTGCCCCTCGCTGTCCGCGCCATGAAAGCCGGTGCCGTCGACTTCATTGAAAAACCCTTCAGCGATCGAAAACTGCTCGACCGCATCCAGCATGCCTTGAAACACGATGAAAAACGTCGACTCGAATCCGCAAGCAAACAGTTGCTCAAACGTCGAATCGCCCGGCTGACCGCGCGCGAACGCCAGGTCATGGAGATGGTCGTTCAAGGTCGACTCAACAAACAAGTCGCCGCTTCGCTGGACCTCAGCCCCAAGACCGTCGAAGTCCACCGCGCTCATGTCATGGAAAAAATGGAAGCCGGCTCACTCGCCGAACTCGTCCGCATGGCAGTACAACTGGAAGGCGCCACCGAAACCTCAAATGTCTGA
- a CDS encoding DPP IV N-terminal domain-containing protein — protein sequence MMSWHKRFGVAVAAVGFLALPACEMSMSRKCNEKPQEQLAERDTKTAPAHGQRGESVVFEGDTRHHGSNAAVVRVAGGPRVGSHGLFGQVGDGRTAMPIGADGPDNLRQVTFTREGGDFDPAVDPNGQWLVYASTRHRETADLFLKRVNGTTVTQLTNDPGNDVTPAFSPDGTRIAFSSDRSGSFDLYIMDVRGGQPVQVTSDSTHDIAPTFSPDGSKLVYSRYGSPSGQWEMVVLDLDNPGTRRIIGTGLFPQWSPVDNRIVFQRPRQRGTRWFSVWMVELNEEGEVSTPTEIAASSNAAVITPRWSPEGDHIVFCTVINPPADNDIRPAQADIWVVSADGRGRARLTTGRFANLQPTWASDGAIYFVSDRAGSETENIWAVRPDRALHLAGSGGRGDHSARVGTE from the coding sequence ATGATGAGCTGGCATAAACGATTCGGCGTGGCGGTGGCGGCGGTGGGCTTTCTGGCATTGCCCGCCTGCGAAATGTCGATGAGCCGTAAGTGCAACGAGAAGCCGCAGGAACAGCTCGCCGAGCGCGACACGAAAACCGCGCCGGCCCACGGGCAGCGTGGCGAGTCTGTTGTGTTCGAGGGCGATACCCGCCATCACGGAAGCAACGCCGCGGTGGTGCGTGTTGCCGGCGGGCCGCGCGTGGGTTCGCATGGCCTGTTCGGTCAGGTCGGTGACGGCCGAACGGCGATGCCCATCGGTGCGGACGGGCCGGACAACCTTCGCCAGGTGACGTTCACCCGCGAAGGCGGCGACTTCGACCCGGCGGTCGACCCCAACGGCCAGTGGCTGGTCTACGCGTCGACGCGACATCGCGAGACGGCGGACCTGTTTCTCAAGCGGGTCAACGGCACGACGGTGACGCAGCTGACCAACGATCCGGGCAACGATGTGACGCCGGCGTTCAGTCCGGACGGCACGCGGATCGCGTTTTCCAGCGACCGCTCGGGCAGCTTCGACCTTTACATCATGGACGTTCGCGGCGGTCAGCCGGTGCAGGTGACCAGCGATTCGACGCATGATATTGCTCCGACGTTTTCGCCGGACGGCAGCAAGCTGGTGTATTCGCGCTACGGCTCGCCGAGCGGTCAGTGGGAGATGGTCGTGCTGGATCTGGACAACCCCGGCACGCGTCGGATCATCGGCACGGGGCTGTTTCCGCAGTGGTCGCCGGTGGACAATCGGATCGTGTTTCAGCGTCCGCGTCAGCGTGGGACGCGCTGGTTCAGCGTGTGGATGGTGGAGCTGAATGAAGAGGGTGAAGTGAGCACGCCGACGGAGATTGCAGCGAGCTCGAACGCCGCGGTGATTACGCCGCGTTGGAGCCCTGAGGGTGATCACATTGTTTTTTGCACGGTGATCAACCCGCCGGCCGATAACGACATCAGGCCCGCCCAGGCGGATATCTGGGTGGTAAGCGCCGATGGGCGTGGCCGGGCCCGGCTGACGACTGGCAGGTTTGCCAACCTTCAGCCGACCTGGGCCAGCGATGGGGCGATTTACTTCGTCTCCGACCGTGCGGGCAGCGAGACGGAAAACATCTGGGCCGTGCGTCCGGACCGTGCGTTGCACCTGGCTGGTTCGGGTGGCCGGGGTGATCACTCGGCACGCGTCGGGACGGAATGA
- a CDS encoding substrate-binding domain-containing protein, whose amino-acid sequence MSEKLEEHSIPCVLADNEAIAQIALEHFQERGYAHLGYSGGRHRDRDQRGVCFQRAAEAVGLSVHCYDRTIWESPGEDRTAVSRAGRARWLESLPHPIGILCWSDLAARTLAEACASSDLRMPEDVAILGVDNDVLICEMTRPSLSSIELSTERIGFESARLLDSLMGGEWSPHAAPDKPIPRILPAGVVARASTDHFAVSDPDIVRAVRYIREYSVDGIGVEAVAEHAGLSRRSLERHFKRHLGCTPLQVISRVRLERICRLLSDSDVPLARIAEAGGFQSVRHLHRFFRQQTGSTPTSYRRLHRFE is encoded by the coding sequence GTGAGCGAGAAGCTTGAGGAGCACTCGATTCCGTGTGTCCTTGCTGACAACGAGGCAATTGCGCAGATCGCCCTTGAGCATTTTCAGGAGCGTGGCTACGCACATCTGGGATACAGTGGCGGACGGCATCGGGACAGAGATCAGCGCGGCGTGTGCTTTCAAAGAGCCGCCGAGGCCGTGGGCCTGAGTGTTCATTGTTATGACCGTACGATCTGGGAGTCGCCGGGCGAGGATCGCACGGCGGTTTCGCGCGCGGGGCGTGCTCGTTGGCTTGAGAGTCTGCCGCATCCGATCGGGATTTTGTGCTGGAGTGATCTGGCGGCGCGTACGCTGGCTGAGGCATGCGCCTCCTCCGACCTTCGCATGCCGGAAGATGTGGCGATTCTCGGCGTGGATAACGACGTGTTGATTTGCGAGATGACTCGGCCGTCGCTGTCGAGCATCGAACTATCGACCGAGCGTATCGGCTTCGAGTCGGCCCGGCTGCTGGACTCTTTGATGGGTGGCGAGTGGTCGCCGCACGCTGCGCCTGACAAGCCGATCCCGCGCATCCTCCCCGCGGGGGTGGTCGCGCGTGCATCGACGGACCACTTTGCTGTCAGTGATCCCGACATCGTCCGGGCCGTGCGTTACATCCGCGAATATTCGGTGGATGGAATCGGTGTCGAAGCCGTCGCCGAGCACGCAGGGCTGTCCCGCCGAAGCCTTGAGCGCCACTTCAAACGGCACTTAGGCTGCACGCCGCTTCAGGTGATCAGCCGAGTTCGCCTCGAGCGCATCTGCCGGTTGCTTTCGGATTCCGACGTCCCCTTGGCCCGCATCGCCGAGGCGGGAGGCTTCCAGAGCGTCCGTCATCTGCATCGTTTTTTCCGCCAGCAGACGGGCAGTACGCCCACCAGTTACCGACGTCTTCATCGTTTCGAGTAG
- the rpsT gene encoding 30S ribosomal protein S20 has translation MAHSLSAKKRIRQNTKRRALNRWRKAGFRASIKAYRETILHGSVEDAQKQLNGIYKLLDQVAAKGAIHRNTAARYKARLAVRLNHKRSAAA, from the coding sequence ATGGCTCACTCCCTGAGCGCCAAGAAGCGAATTCGCCAGAACACCAAGCGCCGCGCCCTTAACCGTTGGCGCAAGGCGGGTTTCCGTGCATCCATCAAGGCATACCGAGAGACGATTCTCCACGGTTCCGTTGAGGACGCGCAGAAGCAGCTGAACGGCATTTACAAGCTGCTCGACCAGGTCGCTGCCAAGGGTGCGATTCATCGCAACACCGCAGCCCGCTACAAGGCCCGCCTCGCGGTTCGTCTGAACCACAAGCGTTCCGCCGCCGCCTGA
- a CDS encoding peptidoglycan recognition family protein, with amino-acid sequence MSLSRRQMLLASMGLFVAGCAPTQTSVSRRPGTEWPGSVDRPRQQRSTRVDPRPRDTPTAPTPRQVPAHADGLNAVARSRWASAGPVTSRVNPMNGVSRITVHHEGWTSFWDNGEASTAERIERIRNVHVRDRGWGDIGYHYIIDRSGRIWQGRAIGYQGAHVGGANENNLGIMLLGNFDQQSPTDVQLDRLVSSLRSLMRTHNVANHRVYTHQELSPSACPGRNLQPRMVSLRRGGYLT; translated from the coding sequence ATGAGTCTATCAAGGCGGCAGATGTTGCTGGCGAGTATGGGGCTGTTTGTGGCCGGCTGTGCGCCGACGCAGACCAGTGTCTCGCGTCGGCCGGGCACGGAATGGCCCGGTTCGGTTGATCGGCCGCGCCAGCAGCGCAGCACGCGTGTCGACCCTCGGCCGCGCGATACGCCGACCGCCCCGACGCCCCGCCAGGTGCCGGCTCACGCCGACGGCCTCAATGCGGTCGCCCGCAGCCGGTGGGCCTCTGCCGGGCCTGTCACCAGCCGGGTCAACCCGATGAACGGTGTCAGCCGAATCACCGTGCACCACGAGGGCTGGACCAGCTTCTGGGACAACGGCGAAGCGTCGACCGCCGAGCGCATCGAGCGGATTCGCAACGTCCACGTTCGCGATCGTGGGTGGGGCGACATCGGCTACCACTACATCATCGACCGCAGCGGCCGCATCTGGCAGGGCCGAGCCATCGGCTACCAGGGCGCCCACGTCGGCGGGGCGAACGAAAACAACCTCGGCATCATGCTGCTGGGCAACTTCGACCAGCAGAGCCCGACGGATGTGCAACTGGATCGGCTGGTCTCGTCGCTCCGCTCGCTGATGCGGACGCATAACGTAGCCAACCACCGGGTGTACACGCACCAGGAGTTGTCGCCTTCCGCCTGCCCGGGCCGAAACCTCCAGCCCCGGATGGTGAGCCTGAGGCGGGGCGGGTACCTGACGTGA
- the xerA gene encoding site-specific tyrosine recombinase/integron integrase, which yields MAGHIPLTEQFVEYLRSERHFSPYTARCYGADLRQYAEYLAEGEVLEHAETALIEQVQQRIRTADAMTIRGFLAHLDAFGYSPATTARKIATLRSFYKWAQSRSLCEVNPMLLIRTPKQAKRLPKAIAVEHVEKLLSAPDPHETLGARDRAILETLYSTGVRVSELADLNRSDLELETQTLHVRGKGKKERIVPLGSHAMAAIKHYLTLLEPDPRFRALREQSMMNPTVPLFVNKNGSRLSSRSVRRKLDKYLKQSGLDPAISPHTLRHSFATHLLDNGADLRSVQELLGHQSLSTTQIYTHLSSIRLRTAYDQAHPRAV from the coding sequence ATGGCCGGGCATATTCCGCTTACCGAACAGTTTGTCGAGTATCTGCGCTCCGAGCGCCACTTCAGCCCGTACACCGCCCGCTGCTACGGCGCGGACCTGCGGCAGTACGCGGAGTATCTGGCCGAGGGCGAAGTGCTGGAGCACGCGGAAACGGCGCTGATCGAACAGGTGCAGCAGCGTATTCGCACTGCGGACGCGATGACCATTCGCGGGTTCCTCGCGCATCTGGATGCGTTTGGATACTCGCCGGCGACGACGGCCCGCAAGATCGCGACGCTGCGCAGCTTTTACAAGTGGGCGCAGAGCCGATCGCTTTGCGAAGTCAATCCGATGCTGCTGATTCGCACGCCCAAGCAGGCGAAGCGGCTGCCCAAGGCTATTGCGGTTGAGCATGTTGAAAAGCTGCTCAGTGCACCGGACCCTCACGAAACACTGGGTGCCCGCGACCGGGCAATTCTCGAAACGCTTTACTCCACCGGCGTGCGCGTGAGCGAGTTGGCGGACCTGAACCGCAGTGACCTCGAACTGGAAACGCAGACGCTGCACGTTCGCGGTAAAGGCAAGAAAGAGCGCATCGTGCCGCTGGGCTCGCATGCGATGGCGGCGATCAAGCATTACCTGACGTTGCTCGAGCCGGACCCGCGGTTCCGCGCCTTGCGTGAGCAGTCGATGATGAACCCGACCGTGCCGTTGTTTGTGAATAAGAACGGCAGCCGACTGAGCAGCCGAAGCGTTCGACGCAAGCTGGACAAGTACCTCAAGCAATCGGGGCTCGACCCGGCGATCAGCCCGCATACGCTGCGTCACAGCTTTGCGACGCATCTGCTGGACAATGGTGCGGACCTGCGCAGCGTGCAGGAACTGCTCGGGCATCAGTCGTTGTCGACGACGCAGATATATACGCACCTGTCATCGATCAGGTTGCGCACGGCGTATGACCAGGCACACCCGCGAGCGGTGTGA
- a CDS encoding B12-binding domain-containing radical SAM protein, translating to MLLPRVEGTPAGQWFTPRSARRVLCVFPRYADSFGTFQHAYPLLNVRAFMPPQGLLLIAAYLPRQWEVRFVDENARSADDHDYAWADVIFISGMHVQRQRIEQINREAHRHGKLTVLGGPSVSACPDHYRDIDLVHLGELGDATDAIVQHIDRSVERPGKQLVFRTTDRLPMDEFPIPAYHLLDLRQYFLGSVQFSSGCPFMCEFCDIPALYGRSPRLKSPERVCEELDAMRAAGLRGAVYFVDDNFVANPHAVRDLLPKLIDWQQRHGYPYRLNCEATLNLAKMPDTLAMMREANFTTVFCGIETPEPEALEAMRKTQNTRQPILDAVRTLNEHGLEVVSGIILGLDTDTPDTADRVLEFVERSQIPLLTINLLYALPKTPLYDRLVAEGRVIDEPGRATNVVFKLPYEQVLGSWRRCIDEAYEPTKLLARFAWQAEHTFRHRLHPKRKVTAGEMAHGLGVVRRVVWQVGWKSSYRRAFWRVAWPLLKQGRVEDVIHMAVVSHHLIRFAQDTRRGLGEASFYSEHRDEAVATAALRG from the coding sequence ATGCTGTTACCGCGCGTTGAAGGGACGCCGGCCGGCCAGTGGTTCACGCCACGGTCGGCTCGGCGGGTGCTATGTGTGTTTCCGCGTTACGCCGATTCGTTTGGTACGTTTCAGCATGCATACCCGTTGTTGAACGTTCGGGCGTTCATGCCGCCGCAGGGGCTGCTGCTGATCGCGGCGTATTTGCCGCGGCAGTGGGAAGTACGCTTCGTCGATGAGAACGCACGGTCGGCGGACGATCACGATTATGCTTGGGCCGATGTCATTTTTATTTCCGGCATGCACGTGCAGCGGCAGCGCATCGAGCAGATCAACCGTGAAGCGCACCGCCACGGCAAGCTCACCGTGCTCGGTGGGCCGAGCGTGTCCGCCTGTCCGGACCACTATCGTGATATTGATCTGGTGCACCTCGGGGAACTCGGCGATGCGACCGACGCGATTGTTCAACACATTGATCGCAGCGTCGAGCGGCCGGGTAAGCAGCTGGTCTTTCGGACGACCGACCGGTTGCCTATGGATGAATTTCCGATCCCCGCGTATCACCTGCTCGACTTGCGGCAATACTTCCTCGGCAGCGTGCAGTTTTCTTCCGGTTGTCCGTTCATGTGCGAGTTCTGCGACATCCCCGCGCTGTACGGCCGAAGCCCACGGTTGAAATCGCCCGAGCGCGTCTGCGAAGAGCTTGATGCGATGCGGGCCGCCGGCCTGCGCGGCGCGGTCTATTTTGTGGACGACAACTTCGTGGCCAATCCGCACGCGGTGCGCGATCTGCTGCCGAAGCTGATCGACTGGCAACAACGCCACGGCTATCCGTATCGACTCAACTGCGAAGCGACGCTGAACCTTGCGAAGATGCCCGATACGTTGGCGATGATGCGCGAGGCGAATTTCACCACGGTGTTCTGTGGTATTGAAACGCCTGAGCCTGAGGCGCTCGAAGCGATGCGCAAGACACAGAACACACGGCAGCCGATTCTCGATGCAGTGCGAACGTTGAATGAGCATGGCCTGGAGGTGGTGTCGGGCATCATTTTGGGACTGGACACGGACACGCCCGACACGGCGGACCGGGTGCTTGAGTTTGTCGAGCGGTCGCAAATTCCGCTGCTGACGATCAACCTGCTTTACGCGTTGCCCAAGACGCCGTTGTACGACCGGCTGGTGGCGGAAGGGCGGGTGATCGATGAGCCCGGCCGAGCGACGAACGTGGTGTTCAAGTTGCCTTATGAGCAGGTGCTGGGAAGTTGGCGTCGGTGTATTGACGAGGCGTACGAGCCAACGAAGTTGCTTGCGCGGTTTGCATGGCAGGCGGAGCATACGTTCAGGCATCGGCTGCACCCGAAGCGGAAGGTGACGGCGGGGGAGATGGCGCATGGTCTGGGTGTGGTTCGACGGGTCGTGTGGCAGGTGGGGTGGAAGAGCTCGTATCGGCGTGCGTTCTGGCGGGTGGCGTGGCCGCTGCTGAAGCAGGGGCGGGTGGAGGATGTGATTCACATGGCCGTGGTGAGCCATCACCTGATCCGCTTTGCGCAGGACACGCGTCGCGGCTTGGGGGAGGCAAGCTTTTATTCGGAGCATAGGGATGAGGCGGTGGCGACGGCGGCGCTTCGCGGGTGA